One genomic segment of Ictalurus punctatus breed USDA103 chromosome 4, Coco_2.0, whole genome shotgun sequence includes these proteins:
- the ss18l2 gene encoding SS18-like protein 2 — protein sequence MSVVFVPKRQRGKAQINQETIQRLLNENDQLVRCIAEYMQKGRATECVQYQQILHRNIVYLGTLADASPDVSAPCEGATLTGTKDVSKT from the exons atgtctgttgtttttgtgcCAAAGAGACAACGTGGGAAAGCGCAAATTAACCAAGAAACCATTCAGAGA CTGCTGAATGAAAACGACCAGCTCGTGAGATGTATAGCGGAGTACATGCAGAAGGGCAGAGCCACTGAATGTGTACA GTATCAACAGATCCTCCACAGAAACATAGTTTATCTAGGAACGTTAGCAGATGCCAGTCCTGATGTGTCT GCTCCTTGTGAAGGCGCAACTCTCACTGGAACGAAGGACGTCTCTAAAACCTGA